A single Glycine soja cultivar W05 chromosome 14, ASM419377v2, whole genome shotgun sequence DNA region contains:
- the LOC114384082 gene encoding uncharacterized protein LOC114384082, with the protein MTARGTEGNVMGLLLRERIVFLGSSIDDFVANAIMSQLLLLDAQDPTKDIRLFINSTSGSLKLDEPLLLSDTITKEEGQLLADVCRLLSTQRHYNSRSFPMSTIDELLEDLGKASWFTKLDLRQGFHQILMVEEDISKTGFRTNHEHYEYHVMPFGLCNAPSTFQATMNARL; encoded by the exons ATGACGGCGAGAGGCACGGAGGGCAACGTGATGGGGCTGTTGCTGAGGGAGAGGATTGTGTTCCTCGGAAGCAGCATCGACGACTTTGTGGCTAATGCTATCATGAGCCAGTTGCTATTGTTGGATGCCCAAGACCCCACTAAGGATATCAGGCTCTTTATTAATTCCACTAGTGGCTCTCTCAAGTTAGACGAG CCCCTTCTCCTCTCCGATACTATTACTAAAGAAGAAGGACAGTTGCTGGCGGATGTGTGTCGATTATTGAGCACTCAACGCCATTACAATTCGCGATCGTTTCCAATGTCAACTATAGACGAGTTATTGGAAGACCTTGGCAAGGCTTCCTGGTTCACCAAGTTGGACCTTCGTCAAGGTTTCCATCAAATTCTGATGGTTGAAGAAGACATTTCCAAAACGGGCTTCCGAACAAATCATGAGCACTACGAATACCATGTTATGCCTTTTGGATTGTGTAATGCCCCTTCTACTTTTCAAGCTACTATGAATGCTCGCCTTTAG